One Polaribacter sp. KT25b DNA segment encodes these proteins:
- a CDS encoding peroxiredoxin, producing MNTQETNQEQETFAMPRIGDKAPQFTAVTTQGEINYPSDYKGKWSILFSHPADFTPVCTSEFMTFAHLEEKFEKANCSLIGLSIDGLYSHIAWLRTIKDKIEFNGMKNIEVKFPLIEDISMNVAKKYGMIQPGESKTQAVRAVFFVDPNETVRAIIYYPLSLGRNFDELYRALIAMQTSDKFNVATPADWNPGDDVIVSPAGSCGVAEERMTSTEDLDCKDWFFCTKKLDKDLVLDSILKK from the coding sequence ATGAATACTCAAGAAACAAATCAAGAACAAGAAACATTTGCAATGCCAAGAATTGGAGATAAAGCACCTCAATTTACGGCAGTAACAACTCAAGGAGAAATTAATTACCCTTCGGATTATAAAGGAAAATGGTCTATTTTATTTAGTCATCCAGCAGATTTTACGCCAGTTTGTACATCAGAATTTATGACTTTTGCACATTTAGAAGAAAAATTTGAGAAAGCAAATTGTAGTTTGATTGGTTTATCTATTGATGGTTTATACAGCCACATTGCATGGTTAAGAACTATTAAAGATAAAATTGAATTTAACGGAATGAAAAACATAGAAGTTAAGTTTCCTTTAATAGAAGATATTTCTATGAATGTTGCTAAAAAATACGGAATGATTCAGCCAGGAGAAAGTAAAACACAAGCCGTTAGAGCTGTCTTTTTTGTAGATCCTAATGAAACTGTAAGAGCAATTATTTATTATCCGTTAAGTTTAGGTCGTAATTTTGATGAATTATACAGAGCTTTAATTGCGATGCAAACTTCGGATAAATTTAATGTGGCAACACCTGCAGATTGGAATCCTGGTGATGATGTAATCGTTTCTCCTGCGGGATCTTGTGGAGTAGCAGAAGAAAGAATGACATCAACAGAAGACTTAGATTGTAAAGATTGGTTTTTCTGTACTAAGAAATTAGACAAAGATTTAGTTTTAGATAGTATCCTAAAAAAATAA